The Penaeus vannamei isolate JL-2024 chromosome 16, ASM4276789v1, whole genome shotgun sequence genome includes a window with the following:
- the LOC113814161 gene encoding serine-rich adhesin for platelets isoform X1, whose amino-acid sequence MDPSTSKTFPGDLKDIPTWNQHSEIVEIEHSASSGRPGDITVFPSQNPEQCQSNKPQREQKEPFDLSITNSDQEYTNKSKLDEDHNQKFTERNPHHGHYAQLVTPPSNSTSGEALGLDQNAHTSMTVWSTQNELPLSTTSFLQPHSSSPYDSATAVITSKQNPNIQGDKSSSTNIQNDSLSQPSRLQPTPTETVLDTPLCFPSPSSVSTTEDQMNVSPFGVSPSSCVTTDGSSKNDGEFTMTGADDPSMETECAEMLKMNNGKETNTHFHEFYKDSSSSATSVAIDQHFTNYSCAYYMVPHMDSVPSNSKGYPANVIHDLSWNLQSESVQNNHSTSFGRPGDARVYQSVNPKQCQYKLGEPFDIPIIDHDQEETDKDRFDKDQNLKIPERGPCQDQYALLVTPPSNSTSGEAHGLNQNDHTPVTAWSSQKKLPLQTTFSLQPQQSSLYDSTAIVITSSKEIPNTNQAAYRNSADIQNFLWQPGKPQCETHICFPSPSPVSTTGDQRNTNTHAISPSSYVNAGGISKNDGGCTVTDYDQCGQTSKKQESNREECAEMQRLYDEKEKNDIYSPDFSADSSSFATSAIADQQYTNSSSERYEIPNIDSLSSTSKGFPDSNSGRPDVTGFPLINREKYQSYKHEHEQTEPFDLSINDLDQESINKNKFDGDQNLKLSDYHQDQHAHLVSPPSNATGEALELDQNQHTPMTVWSSWNKLPVSTTSPLQLQPSSPLDSTITEITSKEIPDTIQGTEGTSVNIQSHSLSHQSNLQPAPMETTLGTPLCFPSPSSVTEDQLNTSPFGVSPSSYVDMDGINKDGGLKVSVDNNTSIDASTREESNGEEYNEMQRVIRGKERSDTYSAVFYTNYSSSATSATIDHHFINTSSEGYVPNIGSLPSTSKEFPKDHNLLLHQHSESIEYIHAISFGRSDVTMFHSLNSKQYQSNKPQHEKKEPFDTPIIDCTQEGTNKNQFDKDQNQKFSERAPIHGQNAQLVTPPSSSTSGEALGLAQNSSKSLLDPQPSSLYDSTAGVITSSEEISDTVQGDEGSSTNIQSHSLCQPIKLQPAPTETVQGIPIRFPSPSSATEDQMNSSPSGVSPSSYVNTDGISKEDGGLTLTGADDASIGTSLRKELNKEGVLEPIQTKILKYKDGRKRMFMVLQRSSFELMKDKGLIQPVKAYPNGQILPVTKDEIESSKTLLPPSHQPEDIEKIQYKSITQLEDLEELPDSMEDIRKLPIPGSYESQHPLRAPQRSFSPFTLEWSDNPFFTPIKQTPVVVTWSATSVSDSPALTFTIQLPSKMNNSSFKLHSATINSKQSNVIPSGASNHYALPPRSMIRPQLSTEIPSTSSQSLALYTNKPPSIVAEDLSQMPDMYPPSPSNFHEWEQDVNHNSSKGSKVLKISDKGIGERQNLVRKNILWLANKEGTSQLREEDVKQLSEKARNHNKDFEATKHQLKRRYSRLLNKHSQKYNGLLKKYRNLERTYNIVEDAGSREQIIRDAKKFLSEEHAMFLESQLFLKNRAGKGNRFSKKFLKYVIGIYERSPAGYRFLRTIFTMPSVRTIHKWQNRSNKNVAKGIVDQDNVMEMSGTYGDIESFADMLQMGPMPSGHEETEVSNPESFQELINIPPPDFYENNGALFWEDSQVGFEVPQQFVQPQEQVVQSGCEVEYIQNVDDAYMLTQL is encoded by the exons ATGGATCCATCTACCTCAAAAACATTTCCTGGGGATTTAAAAGATATCCCAACATGGAATCAACATTCAGAAATTGTTGAGATTGAGCATTCTGCATCCTCTGGCAGACCAGGAGATATCACTGTGTTTCCCTCACAAAATCCAGAACAGTGCCAGTCTAACAAACCTCAGCGTGAACAAAAGGAACCTTTTGACTTGTCAATAACTAACTCTGACCAGGAATATACAAACAAAAGTAAATTAGATGAAGATCACAATCAGAAATTCACAGAGAGGAACCCTCATCACGGCCATTATGCACAACTTGTAACTCCACCAAGTAATTCTACATCAGGAGAGGCACTTGGGCTAGACCAAAATGCCCACACCTCAATGACAGTCTGGTCTACCCAGAATGAATTACCATTATCAACTACATCCTTCCTTCAGCCTCATTCATCATCACCTTATGACTCGGCTACAGCTGTGATAACTTCAAAGCAGAATCCAAATATTCAGGGAGATAAAAGCAGCAGTACAAATATTCAAAATGATTCTCTCTCCCAACCAAGTAGGCTTCAGCCTACCCCAACTGAGACAGTACTAGATACTCCTCTTTGttttccatctccatcatcagtatcaaCTACAGAAGATCAAATGAATGTAAGCCCATTTGGTGTTTCACCCTCAAGTTGTGTTACTACAGATGGAAGCAGTAAGAATGATGGGGAATTTACTATGACTGGAGCTGATGACCCAAGCATGGAAACAG AATGTGCTGAAATGCTAAAaatgaataatggaaaagaaacaaatacacatttCCATGAATTTTATAAAGATTCTTCATCATCTGCTACTTCTGTTGCTATTGACCAACATTTTACAAACTACTCATGTGCGTATTACATGGTTCCTCATATGGATTCTGTCCCATCTAACTCAAAAGGATATCCTGCAAATGTAATACATGACCTGTCGTGGAATCTACAATCAGAAAGTGTTCAGAATAATCATTCTACATCTTTTGGTAGACCTGGTGATGCCAGAGTGTATCAGTCTGTAAATCCAAAACAGTGCCAATATAAACTAGGGGAACCTTTTGACATACCAATAATAGACCATGATcaggaagaaacagacaaagatagattTGATAAAGATCAGAATCTGAAAATACCAGAGAGGGGCCCTTGCCAGGACCAGTATGCACTGCTTGTAACTCCACCAAGCAATTCCACATCAGGTGAAGCACACGGGCTAAACCAAAATGACCACACCCCAGTAACTGCCTGGTCTTCCCAGAAGAAATTACCATTACAAACTACATTCTCCCTTCAGCCTCAACAATCATCACTTTATGACTCAACTGCAATTGTCATAACATCATCAAAAGAGATACCAAACACTAATCAGGCAGCTTACAGAAACAGTGCAGACATTCAGAATTTTCTTTGGCAGCCAGGTAAGCCTCAGTGTGAAACTCATATTTGttttccatctccatcacctGTATCAACTACAGGAGATCAAAGGAATACAAACACTCATGCAATTTCACCTTCAAGTTATGTTAATGCAGGTGGAATCAGTAAGAATGATGGTGGATGTACTGTGACAGATTATGATCAATGTGggcaaacaagtaaaaaacaagAATCAAATAGAGAAG AATGTGCAGAGATGCAGAGACTGtatgatgagaaagaaaaaaatgatatatattctcCAGATTTTTCTGCAGACTCTTCTTCCTTTGCTACATCTGCTATAGCTGACCAACAATATACGAACTCTTCATCTGAGAGATATGAAATTCCGAATATAGATTCTCTCTCATCTACCTCAAAAGGATTTCCTGACTCTAATTCTGGTAGACCAGATGTCACTGGATTTCCCTTAATAAACAGGGAGAAGTACCAATCATacaaacatgaacatgaacaaacAGAACCTTTTGATTTATCAATAAATGACCTTGATCAGGaaagtataaacaaaaataaatttgaTGGAGATCAGAATCTGAAATTATCAGATTATCACCAGGATCAACATGCACATCTTGTATCTCCACCAAGCAATGCCACAGGCGAGGCACTTGAACTAGACCAAAATCAGCACACTCCAATGACAGTCTGGTCATCCTGGAATAAATTGCCAGTATCAACTACATCCCCCCTTCAACTTCAACCATCATCACCTCTTGACTCAACTATAACTGAAATAACCTCAAAAGAGATACCAGATACTATTCAGGGAACAGAAGGAACTAGTGTGAACATTCAGagtcattctctctcccatcaaAGTAATCTTCAGCCTGCCCCAATGGAGACTACACTAGGCACTCCTCTTTGTTTTCCATCTCCATCGTCAGTCACTGAAGACCAACTGAATACAAGCCCATTTGGGGTTTCACCTTCAAGTTATGTTGATATGGATGGAATCAATAAAGATGGTGGGCTTAAAGTGAGTGTAGACAATAACACATCCATAGACGCTAGTACAAGAGAGGAATCAAATGGAGAAG AATATAATGAGATGCAGAGAGTGAttcgggggaaagaaagaagtgataCATATTCTGCAGTATTTTATACCAATTATTCTTCCtctgctacttctgctactattgaCCACCATTTTATAAATACCTCCTCTGAGGGTTATGTTCCAAATATAGGTTCACTTCCATCAACCTCAAAAGAATTTCCAAAAGATCATAATTTACTGTTGCATCAGCATTCAGAGAGTATTGAGTATATCCATGCTATTTCTTTTGGTAGGTCAGATGTGACTATGTTTCACTCATTAAACTCAAAACAGTACCAGTCAAACAAACCCCAGCATGAAAAAAAGGAACCTTTTGACACTCCAATAATTGACTGTACTCAGGAAGGTACAAACAAAAATCAATTTGATAAAGATCAAAACCAGAAATTCTCTGAGAGGGCTCCTATCCATGGCCAAAATGCACAGCTCGTAACCCCACCAAGCAGTTCCACATCAGGTGAGGCACTAGGTCTAGCCCAGAATTCATCCAAATCCTTACTTGACCCTCAGCCATCATCACTTTATGACTCGACTGCAGGTGTGATAACATCTTCAGAGGAGATCTCAGATACTGTTCAGGGAGATGAAGGAAGCAGTACAAACATTCAAAGTCATTCTCTTTGCCAACCAATTAAGCTTCAGCCTGCCCCAACTGAGACTGTACAAGGGATTCCTATTAGgtttccatctccatcatcagctACAGAAGATCAAATGAATTCAAGCCCTTCTGGAGTTTCACCCTCAAGTTATGTTAATACAGATGGAATCAGCAAGGAGGATGGTGGGCTGACTTTGACTGGAGCTGATGACGCATCCATTGGAACAAGTCtaagaaaagaattaaataaagaag gTGTTTTAGAGCCCATCCAAACTAAGATATTAAAGTATAAAGATGGCAGGAAAAGAATGTTTATGGTTTTACAAAGATCTTCTTTTGAATTAATGAAAGATAAAGGACTCATTCAACCAGTAAAGGCAT ATCCAAATGGCCAAATCCTGCCAGTCACTAAAGATGAAATAGAATCTTCAAAAACTTTATTGCCACCCTCCCATCAGCCTGAGGATATAgagaaaatacaatataaatcTATCACTCAGCTGGAAGATCTAGAAGAACTGCCAGATTCTATGGAAGATATTCGAAAACTACCGATACCTGGCAGCTATGAATCTCAGCATCCTCTCCGAGCTCCTCAAAGGTCCTTCAGTCCATTCACATTGGAATGGTCTGACAACCCATTTTTTACACCTATAAAACAAACTCCTGTTGTTGTAACTTGGTCGGCTACCAGTGTTTCAGATTCCCCAGCACTTACTTTCACCATTCAGCTGCCAAGCAAAATGAATAATTCTTCATTCAAATTACACTCTGCTACAATCAATAGCAAACAAAGCAATGTTATTCCTTCAGGTGCTTCAAACCATTATGCTTTACCACCCAGGTCTATGATCAGACCACAACTTTCAACAGAGATCCCTAGCACTTCTTCACAATCTCTTgcattatatacaaacaaaccaCCCAGCATAGTTGCAGAAGATCTCTCTCAAATGCCTGACATGTACCCACCCTCCCCTAGTAATTTTCATGAATGGGAACAAGATGTGAATCACAACAGTTCTAAAGGATCAAAAGTATTAAAGATCAGTGATAAAGGTATTGGGGAAAGACAAAATCTTGTCAGGAAGAATATTCTTTGGTTGGCAAATAAGGAAGGCACCTCACAGTTAAGAGAGGAGGATGTAAAGCAGCTGTCTGAGAAAGCAAGGAATCATAATAAAG ACTTTGAGGCAACGAAACATCAGTTGAAGAGAAGATACAGCCGTTTGCTAAATAAACACAGCCAAAAATATAATGGACTTCTCAAAAAGTATAGAAACCTTGAGAGGACTTATAACATTGTTGAAGATGCAGGCAGTAGAGAGCAAATAATTAGAGATGCTAAAAAGTTCCTTTCAGAAGAACATGCTATGTTCTTGGAAAGCCAGTTGTTCCTGAAAAACAGAGCAGGGAAAGGCAATAGGTTTTCCAAGAAATTCCTGAAGTATGTCATAGGCATATATGAACGAAGTCCAGCTGGGTATAGATTTTTAAGGACTATCTTCACTATGCCGTCTGTCAGAACTATCCACAAATGGCAGAATCGTTCCAATAAAAATGTTGCCAAAGGTATAGTTGACCAGGACAATGTAATGGAAATGTCAGGAACTTATGGAGATATTGAATCATTTGCAGACATGTTGCAGATGGGACCAATGCCTTCAGGCCATGAGGAAACTGAAGTGAGCAACCCTGAAAGTTTCCAAGAACTGATCAATATACCCCCaccagatttttatgaaaataatggtgcTCTATTTTGGGAGGATTCTCAAGTAGGTTTTGAGGTTCCTCAGCAATTTGTACAACCACAAGAACAAGTAGTACAAAGTGGATGCGAAGTGGAATATATTCAAAATGTAGATGATGCATATATGCTAACCCAGTTGTAA
- the LOC113814161 gene encoding uncharacterized protein isoform X2: MDPSTSKTFPGDLKDIPTWNQHSEIVEIEHSASSGRPGDITVFPSQNPEQCQSNKPQREQKEPFDLSITNSDQEYTNKSKLDEDHNQKFTERNPHHGHYAQLVTPPSNSTSGEALGLDQNAHTSMTVWSTQNELPLSTTSFLQPHSSSPYDSATAVITSKQNPNIQGDKSSSTNIQNDSLSQPSRLQPTPTETVLDTPLCFPSPSSVSTTEDQMNVSPFGVSPSSCVTTDGSSKNDGEFTMTGADDPSMETECAEMLKMNNGKETNTHFHEFYKDSSSSATSVAIDQHFTNYSCAYYMVPHMDSVPSNSKGYPANVIHDLSWNLQSESVQNNHSTSFGRPGDARVYQSVNPKQCQYKLGEPFDIPIIDHDQEETDKDRFDKDQNLKIPERGPCQDQYALLVTPPSNSTSGEAHGLNQNDHTPVTAWSSQKKLPLQTTFSLQPQQSSLYDSTAIVITSSKEIPNTNQAAYRNSADIQNFLWQPGKPQCETHICFPSPSPVSTTGDQRNTNTHAISPSSYVNAGGISKNDGGCTVTDYDQCGQTSKKQESNREECAEMQRLYDEKEKNDIYSPDFSADSSSFATSAIADQQYTNSSSERYEIPNIDSLSSTSKGFPDSNSGRPDVTGFPLINREKYQSYKHEHEQTEPFDLSINDLDQESINKNKFDGDQNLKLSDYHQDQHAHLVSPPSNATGEALELDQNQHTPMTVWSSWNKLPVSTTSPLQLQPSSPLDSTITEITSKEIPDTIQGTEGTSVNIQSHSLSHQSNLQPAPMETTLGTPLCFPSPSSVTEDQLNTSPFGVSPSSYVDMDGINKDGGLKVSVDNNTSIDASTREESNGEEYNEMQRVIRGKERSDTYSAVFYTNYSSSATSATIDHHFINTSSEGYVPNIGSLPSTSKEFPKDHNLLLHQHSESIEYIHAISFGRSDVTMFHSLNSKQYQSNKPQHEKKEPFDTPIIDCTQEGTNKNQFDKDQNQKFSERAPIHGQNAQLVTPPSSSTSGVITSSEEISDTVQGDEGSSTNIQSHSLCQPIKLQPAPTETVQGIPIRFPSPSSATEDQMNSSPSGVSPSSYVNTDGISKEDGGLTLTGADDASIGTSLRKELNKEGVLEPIQTKILKYKDGRKRMFMVLQRSSFELMKDKGLIQPVKAYPNGQILPVTKDEIESSKTLLPPSHQPEDIEKIQYKSITQLEDLEELPDSMEDIRKLPIPGSYESQHPLRAPQRSFSPFTLEWSDNPFFTPIKQTPVVVTWSATSVSDSPALTFTIQLPSKMNNSSFKLHSATINSKQSNVIPSGASNHYALPPRSMIRPQLSTEIPSTSSQSLALYTNKPPSIVAEDLSQMPDMYPPSPSNFHEWEQDVNHNSSKGSKVLKISDKGIGERQNLVRKNILWLANKEGTSQLREEDVKQLSEKARNHNKDFEATKHQLKRRYSRLLNKHSQKYNGLLKKYRNLERTYNIVEDAGSREQIIRDAKKFLSEEHAMFLESQLFLKNRAGKGNRFSKKFLKYVIGIYERSPAGYRFLRTIFTMPSVRTIHKWQNRSNKNVAKGIVDQDNVMEMSGTYGDIESFADMLQMGPMPSGHEETEVSNPESFQELINIPPPDFYENNGALFWEDSQVGFEVPQQFVQPQEQVVQSGCEVEYIQNVDDAYMLTQL; encoded by the exons ATGGATCCATCTACCTCAAAAACATTTCCTGGGGATTTAAAAGATATCCCAACATGGAATCAACATTCAGAAATTGTTGAGATTGAGCATTCTGCATCCTCTGGCAGACCAGGAGATATCACTGTGTTTCCCTCACAAAATCCAGAACAGTGCCAGTCTAACAAACCTCAGCGTGAACAAAAGGAACCTTTTGACTTGTCAATAACTAACTCTGACCAGGAATATACAAACAAAAGTAAATTAGATGAAGATCACAATCAGAAATTCACAGAGAGGAACCCTCATCACGGCCATTATGCACAACTTGTAACTCCACCAAGTAATTCTACATCAGGAGAGGCACTTGGGCTAGACCAAAATGCCCACACCTCAATGACAGTCTGGTCTACCCAGAATGAATTACCATTATCAACTACATCCTTCCTTCAGCCTCATTCATCATCACCTTATGACTCGGCTACAGCTGTGATAACTTCAAAGCAGAATCCAAATATTCAGGGAGATAAAAGCAGCAGTACAAATATTCAAAATGATTCTCTCTCCCAACCAAGTAGGCTTCAGCCTACCCCAACTGAGACAGTACTAGATACTCCTCTTTGttttccatctccatcatcagtatcaaCTACAGAAGATCAAATGAATGTAAGCCCATTTGGTGTTTCACCCTCAAGTTGTGTTACTACAGATGGAAGCAGTAAGAATGATGGGGAATTTACTATGACTGGAGCTGATGACCCAAGCATGGAAACAG AATGTGCTGAAATGCTAAAaatgaataatggaaaagaaacaaatacacatttCCATGAATTTTATAAAGATTCTTCATCATCTGCTACTTCTGTTGCTATTGACCAACATTTTACAAACTACTCATGTGCGTATTACATGGTTCCTCATATGGATTCTGTCCCATCTAACTCAAAAGGATATCCTGCAAATGTAATACATGACCTGTCGTGGAATCTACAATCAGAAAGTGTTCAGAATAATCATTCTACATCTTTTGGTAGACCTGGTGATGCCAGAGTGTATCAGTCTGTAAATCCAAAACAGTGCCAATATAAACTAGGGGAACCTTTTGACATACCAATAATAGACCATGATcaggaagaaacagacaaagatagattTGATAAAGATCAGAATCTGAAAATACCAGAGAGGGGCCCTTGCCAGGACCAGTATGCACTGCTTGTAACTCCACCAAGCAATTCCACATCAGGTGAAGCACACGGGCTAAACCAAAATGACCACACCCCAGTAACTGCCTGGTCTTCCCAGAAGAAATTACCATTACAAACTACATTCTCCCTTCAGCCTCAACAATCATCACTTTATGACTCAACTGCAATTGTCATAACATCATCAAAAGAGATACCAAACACTAATCAGGCAGCTTACAGAAACAGTGCAGACATTCAGAATTTTCTTTGGCAGCCAGGTAAGCCTCAGTGTGAAACTCATATTTGttttccatctccatcacctGTATCAACTACAGGAGATCAAAGGAATACAAACACTCATGCAATTTCACCTTCAAGTTATGTTAATGCAGGTGGAATCAGTAAGAATGATGGTGGATGTACTGTGACAGATTATGATCAATGTGggcaaacaagtaaaaaacaagAATCAAATAGAGAAG AATGTGCAGAGATGCAGAGACTGtatgatgagaaagaaaaaaatgatatatattctcCAGATTTTTCTGCAGACTCTTCTTCCTTTGCTACATCTGCTATAGCTGACCAACAATATACGAACTCTTCATCTGAGAGATATGAAATTCCGAATATAGATTCTCTCTCATCTACCTCAAAAGGATTTCCTGACTCTAATTCTGGTAGACCAGATGTCACTGGATTTCCCTTAATAAACAGGGAGAAGTACCAATCATacaaacatgaacatgaacaaacAGAACCTTTTGATTTATCAATAAATGACCTTGATCAGGaaagtataaacaaaaataaatttgaTGGAGATCAGAATCTGAAATTATCAGATTATCACCAGGATCAACATGCACATCTTGTATCTCCACCAAGCAATGCCACAGGCGAGGCACTTGAACTAGACCAAAATCAGCACACTCCAATGACAGTCTGGTCATCCTGGAATAAATTGCCAGTATCAACTACATCCCCCCTTCAACTTCAACCATCATCACCTCTTGACTCAACTATAACTGAAATAACCTCAAAAGAGATACCAGATACTATTCAGGGAACAGAAGGAACTAGTGTGAACATTCAGagtcattctctctcccatcaaAGTAATCTTCAGCCTGCCCCAATGGAGACTACACTAGGCACTCCTCTTTGTTTTCCATCTCCATCGTCAGTCACTGAAGACCAACTGAATACAAGCCCATTTGGGGTTTCACCTTCAAGTTATGTTGATATGGATGGAATCAATAAAGATGGTGGGCTTAAAGTGAGTGTAGACAATAACACATCCATAGACGCTAGTACAAGAGAGGAATCAAATGGAGAAG AATATAATGAGATGCAGAGAGTGAttcgggggaaagaaagaagtgataCATATTCTGCAGTATTTTATACCAATTATTCTTCCtctgctacttctgctactattgaCCACCATTTTATAAATACCTCCTCTGAGGGTTATGTTCCAAATATAGGTTCACTTCCATCAACCTCAAAAGAATTTCCAAAAGATCATAATTTACTGTTGCATCAGCATTCAGAGAGTATTGAGTATATCCATGCTATTTCTTTTGGTAGGTCAGATGTGACTATGTTTCACTCATTAAACTCAAAACAGTACCAGTCAAACAAACCCCAGCATGAAAAAAAGGAACCTTTTGACACTCCAATAATTGACTGTACTCAGGAAGGTACAAACAAAAATCAATTTGATAAAGATCAAAACCAGAAATTCTCTGAGAGGGCTCCTATCCATGGCCAAAATGCACAGCTCGTAACCCCACCAAGCAGTTCCACATCAG GTGTGATAACATCTTCAGAGGAGATCTCAGATACTGTTCAGGGAGATGAAGGAAGCAGTACAAACATTCAAAGTCATTCTCTTTGCCAACCAATTAAGCTTCAGCCTGCCCCAACTGAGACTGTACAAGGGATTCCTATTAGgtttccatctccatcatcagctACAGAAGATCAAATGAATTCAAGCCCTTCTGGAGTTTCACCCTCAAGTTATGTTAATACAGATGGAATCAGCAAGGAGGATGGTGGGCTGACTTTGACTGGAGCTGATGACGCATCCATTGGAACAAGTCtaagaaaagaattaaataaagaag gTGTTTTAGAGCCCATCCAAACTAAGATATTAAAGTATAAAGATGGCAGGAAAAGAATGTTTATGGTTTTACAAAGATCTTCTTTTGAATTAATGAAAGATAAAGGACTCATTCAACCAGTAAAGGCAT ATCCAAATGGCCAAATCCTGCCAGTCACTAAAGATGAAATAGAATCTTCAAAAACTTTATTGCCACCCTCCCATCAGCCTGAGGATATAgagaaaatacaatataaatcTATCACTCAGCTGGAAGATCTAGAAGAACTGCCAGATTCTATGGAAGATATTCGAAAACTACCGATACCTGGCAGCTATGAATCTCAGCATCCTCTCCGAGCTCCTCAAAGGTCCTTCAGTCCATTCACATTGGAATGGTCTGACAACCCATTTTTTACACCTATAAAACAAACTCCTGTTGTTGTAACTTGGTCGGCTACCAGTGTTTCAGATTCCCCAGCACTTACTTTCACCATTCAGCTGCCAAGCAAAATGAATAATTCTTCATTCAAATTACACTCTGCTACAATCAATAGCAAACAAAGCAATGTTATTCCTTCAGGTGCTTCAAACCATTATGCTTTACCACCCAGGTCTATGATCAGACCACAACTTTCAACAGAGATCCCTAGCACTTCTTCACAATCTCTTgcattatatacaaacaaaccaCCCAGCATAGTTGCAGAAGATCTCTCTCAAATGCCTGACATGTACCCACCCTCCCCTAGTAATTTTCATGAATGGGAACAAGATGTGAATCACAACAGTTCTAAAGGATCAAAAGTATTAAAGATCAGTGATAAAGGTATTGGGGAAAGACAAAATCTTGTCAGGAAGAATATTCTTTGGTTGGCAAATAAGGAAGGCACCTCACAGTTAAGAGAGGAGGATGTAAAGCAGCTGTCTGAGAAAGCAAGGAATCATAATAAAG ACTTTGAGGCAACGAAACATCAGTTGAAGAGAAGATACAGCCGTTTGCTAAATAAACACAGCCAAAAATATAATGGACTTCTCAAAAAGTATAGAAACCTTGAGAGGACTTATAACATTGTTGAAGATGCAGGCAGTAGAGAGCAAATAATTAGAGATGCTAAAAAGTTCCTTTCAGAAGAACATGCTATGTTCTTGGAAAGCCAGTTGTTCCTGAAAAACAGAGCAGGGAAAGGCAATAGGTTTTCCAAGAAATTCCTGAAGTATGTCATAGGCATATATGAACGAAGTCCAGCTGGGTATAGATTTTTAAGGACTATCTTCACTATGCCGTCTGTCAGAACTATCCACAAATGGCAGAATCGTTCCAATAAAAATGTTGCCAAAGGTATAGTTGACCAGGACAATGTAATGGAAATGTCAGGAACTTATGGAGATATTGAATCATTTGCAGACATGTTGCAGATGGGACCAATGCCTTCAGGCCATGAGGAAACTGAAGTGAGCAACCCTGAAAGTTTCCAAGAACTGATCAATATACCCCCaccagatttttatgaaaataatggtgcTCTATTTTGGGAGGATTCTCAAGTAGGTTTTGAGGTTCCTCAGCAATTTGTACAACCACAAGAACAAGTAGTACAAAGTGGATGCGAAGTGGAATATATTCAAAATGTAGATGATGCATATATGCTAACCCAGTTGTAA